In the Amblyraja radiata isolate CabotCenter1 chromosome 13, sAmbRad1.1.pri, whole genome shotgun sequence genome, one interval contains:
- the gnb4 gene encoding guanine nucleotide-binding protein subunit beta-4 has translation MSELEQLRQEAEQLRNQIRDARKACGDSTLAQITAGLDSVGRIQMRTRRTLRGHLAKIYAMHWGTDSRLLVSASQDGKLIIWDSYTTNKMHAIPLRSSWVMTCAYAPSGNYVACGGLDNICSIYSLKTREGNVRVSRELPGHTGYLSCCRFLDDNQIITSSGDTNCVLWDIETGNQTTTFAGHTGDVMSLTLSPDMKIFVSGACDASAKLWDIRDGMCRQSFTGHVSDINAVCFFPNGNAFATGSDDATCRLFDLRADQELMMYSHDNIICGITSVAFSKSGRLLLAGYDDFNCNVWDSLKGDRAGVLAGHDNRVSCLGITDDGMAVATGSWDSFLKIWN, from the exons ATGAGTGAACTGGAACAGTTGCGGCAAGAAGCGGAGCAACTGAGGAATCAAATCCGG GATGCAAGGAAAGCTTGTGGTGATTCTACTCTGGCCCAG ATCACGGCCGGTCTAGATTCAGTGGGTCGAATCCAAATGCGTACAAGGCGCACGCTGAGGGGGCATTTGGCCAAAATCTACGCCATGCATTGGGGAACAGACTCCAG ACTATTAGTAAGTGCATCACAAGATGGAAAATTAATCATCTGGGATAGTTATACAACGAACAAA ATGCATGCTATCCCATTGCGATCATCCTGGGTTATGACCTGTGCCTACGCTCCATCGGGCAATTATGTTGCTTGTGGTGGGCTGGACAACATCTGCTCGATATACAGCCTGAAGACTAGAGAGGGGAATGTTCGAGTAAGCAGGGAGCTGCCGGGACATACAG GTTATTTATCATGTTGTCGTTTTCTGGATGACAACCAGATTATTACAAGTTCAGGAGATACAAATTG TGTGTTATGGGACATTGAGACGGGAAATCAAACGACAACATTTGCGGGCCACACTGGGGACGTGATGAGCCTCACCCTCAGTCCCGACATGAAGATATTTGTCTCCGGCGCCTGCGATGCTTCTGCCAAACTGTGGGATATTCGAGACGGGATGTGTCGGCAGTCCTTCACGGGGCACGTGTCTGATATCAATGCAGTGTGT TTTTTTCCCAATGGCAATGCGTTTGCCACTGGCTCGGACGACGCGACGTGCCGGCTGTTTGACCTGCGGGCCGATCAGGAGCTGATGATGTACTCTCACGACAACATCATCTGCGGGATTACCTCCGTTGCCTTTTCCAAGAGCGGCCGCCTTCTGCTTGCCGGCTACGATGACTTCAACTGCAACGTGTGGGACTCTCTAAAGGGAGATCGCGCAG GCGTGCTGGCCGGCCATGACAACCGTGTCAGCTGTCTGGGCATCACGGACGACGGAATGGCGGTAGCAACCGGCTCTTGGGATAGCTTCCTGAAAATCTGGAACTGA